The Nostoc sp. PCC 7524 nucleotide sequence TAATATTCTTCTGTAAGGAGAAAAATGAGATTAGCATAAAATTTGATAAATATTCGATGAATAATATGTAAACTTTACTACCATCATTGTACAGTAAGAAGTATAACAAAATAGTAGGGCGCAAATTGCTCTCTACTTTTTGGATGGCTGGCGCTGTTAGGCGTTAAGCCTACTTCAAAAAACACAAAGACACTCCTTGCACTTTTTTTATGTCGTCTTTGTCTTCAGCCGAACGCTCTTTGTTACCTATGCAATCTCCATCCTCCTTTTCTGAGGCATCACGCCCTTTTCTAACTTGGCAACGCATTCTTGACTGGGCTCAAGAACACTATCGCTGCCGCACCTTTAGCAAAGATGAACGCATTCCAGCCCGGCCTGGTTTGCTGTACTTGGTGCAAAGGGGTGCGATCCGCATGGTAGGAACCGCCCAGGTTAGTGCTACTGCGAGCCAGTTAACATCTCGACGCATCAACAGAACTCCAGAAGAAGCTTTCTTGGGTTTTGTAGGAGCAGGACAGCCATTTGAAATCGTGGCTCAGTCGCCATTCACCCTGCAAGCATACGCTCATGTTGACCAAACAGCAGTGCTATGGATGTACTGGCATGATTTAGATAACTGGCCTCACTTCCGTCGGGAAGTTATGGATGCCTTCAGATACCAGCACCAGCGTAAACTTTTGTGGCTGAGTGCCTTGGGGCAACGGCGCACCATTGACCGACTCTTAGGATTCCTCACTTTGCTAATTGAGGAATACGGAGAGCCTGCCATGAGCGAAACCGACCCCGATGTGATTCGTGGCTATTGTTTGCCTTTCCCCCTTACCCATGCCCAAATCGGTAGTGCGATTGGTTCCACCCGTGTAACCGTCACCCGCTTAATGGGCAAGTTACGTCAACGCGGCTTAATTCTTACCCAAGGGGATAATCTGATTTGCTTGCCAGCAGAGTCGATTAATAGAGCCAGCTAAAGTATTATTGACTGTCTTATGGGCATCTACGGTTGGGAACTGCCGCTCTGGCTATCAGCAATAGCAAACAGATGTCGGTGAGTTGTGATGGTCAAACTTAGGTAATCAGTTCCTGCCCCCGATTCAGTCAGCAGTAAGTCAGCGCCAGCAACACTCGCTTACTGCTAAGTTTAAAAAAATCTGTTTGACCACCACAAACAGATTATGCAATCGGGCAGATTTCTAGTGAAAAGGCCTCAATGTTCAATTTGTTCCATTGATCAAGGCAATTAGGGAGGACGAATCGTTCTTGGTATGGAACAGGTTATAGCCCTGCGTTCGCCCCAACGGCAAGGGCTAGATTGAACATTGAGAAACCGCCTTTGATTAATAGACCATCGTCCATAGTCAATGGTCTAAAGTGCAAAGTAAAACTTATCACTAAATTAATAAAGATTTTTTAATAACACAGGACTTACGCAGGTGTCACACTCAACCTATCTTGTAGGGTGCGTCAGATTAGAGTTTTTCGCTATTCTCAAAAGATTCTTGGCATCTGACGCACCCTCTGAATGTGCCGATTGCGTAAGTCCTATAACAGTATGAGGTTTGAATACTGAAGATATATTTGTCGCCATATTAGAGTTACTTAGTCAATAGTCAATAGTGATTATTGACTATTGACCATTGACTTATTGACTAATCCTCTTCAGCAGAATTCGGTAACACTGCATCTAGTGCGCTGACCACTAATTTTTTCTGTGTCAATTTCAACACATCCTGATTCCAGTCAGGCGTAGCAAACTGGGGCAATATTTCTTGACTAAAAGCTTCGGCTGCTTTGGAACGATAGCGATTAGGATTACAGATTAGCCATAGTGTCCGCTTAACAACAACACCTTCAATGGGGGTGCAGTGGAGTACACCCATCTGCAATTCTTTGGCGATCGCGCTAGTGGAAACAAAGGCTGCACCCAAACCTGATTGCACAGCATTTTTAATTGCTTCGATGGAATTGAGTTCCATTTCTATTTTAAAACGCCTAGTATCAAGCTCACAGCGTGCTAGCACCTGATCAATGACTTTGCGAATTGTGGATTGTGAATCTAAAGCAATGAATTGTAATTTATATAGGTCTTCTTTTTGGATGGTTTCTAGTTTGGCAAAGGGATGAAAGATGGGTAGAATCAACGCCAGTTCATCTTCAGCGTAGGGAATGATTTCCAAAGATTCTGCCAGTTCCCCAGGGATTTCACCGCCAATAATGGCCAAATCTACCTGACCATTAGCAACACTCCAAGCAGTACGTCGGGTCGAGTGGACGTGCAGTTGCACAGCGACATCGGGATATTTTTGACGAAACATCCCAATCATTTTAGGTAAGAGATATGTCCCGGTAGTTTGAGAAGCACCCACAATTAAAGTGCCACCCTGGAGATTTTGTAAATCCTCAATCGCGCGGCAAGTTTCTTGACACAAACTAAGGATTTTTTCACCGTAACTCAATAGTAGATGCCCTGCTTCGGTTAATTGTGCGCGTCGTCCGCCACGGTCGAATAAGGGTACATCCAACTGCCGTTCTAAATTCTGCACTTGCAAGCTGACGGCAGGTTGGGAGACATAAAGACTATCAGCGGCGCGCTTGAAGCTCCCTTCTACGGCGATCGCTTTGAGAATGCGTAACTGATCTAAAGTGAAAGGAAGGTCAGACATAAGGCTCAACCCACAAACTTTGAAAGGAGCAACTTTGGCAACCAATCCAGCATCACAGCTAGCAAGCTGGGCATGATTGGTTGCATTTTACACTTGAAGGCTTAACTCGAAAAAGACAGTACCACAACATTTTGATCAAAGTCCCCTGTGGAATACTTTGTGGTATTGGTTGTATATACTTAACGTTTCTTTAAATAACTTCACCTGTGTTTATGATGCTTAATACTTGGTTAACTCCGAGTCACTTTGTCATGTTGGGGTTACTGTTAACATTTGCGATCGCTCACAGTGGGGGAGCGGCTTTGCGACCTTGGGCGGAGAAGGTCATTGGTCCAAGGCTTTATCGCATTGTGTTTGCATTAATTAGTTTACCTTTGGCTGTGATTGTCATTATTTACTTTTTTAATCACCGTTATGATGGCTTGCAACTTTGGCAGGTACAGGGTGTACCAGGAGTGAAAGCGATCGTTTGGGTGTTATCAGCGATTTCATTTTTATTTTTGTATCCTGCCACCTTCAATCTACTAGAAATTGCTGCTATTCAAAAGCCCCAAGTACATTTGTATGAGACAGGGATTATCCGTATAACCCGTCACCCCCAAATGGTGGGGCAAATAATTTGGTGCCTTGCCCATACATTGTGGTTGGGTACTAGCTTTACCCTAGTGACATCCATTGGCTTAGTTTTGCATCATTTATTTGGAGTGTGGCATGGCGATCGCCGTCTGAGTTATCGTTATGGGGAAGCCTTTGAAATAGTAAAACAACGCACTTCTATTATTCCGTTTGTAGCAATTATCGATGGTCGCCAGTCGCTTAACTGGCGGGAATTTATTCGTCCTGCTTACCTAGGTGTAGGTATTTTTGTCGCCCTGCTTTGGTGGGCGCATCCCTTTTTGCTGGTAGCAACTAGCAAAGTAAGTTGGTAGGTTTATCATGATCCCCAATATCCAAAAAAAATACCAACTTAGTGAAATTTCCTACTTATCAATTGCTACCAAATCAATGTAGGATGAATGGAAACAGCTGTTAGTGGGGGTACGCTCATTCGTTTTAATCTTGTTTATAGTGGTAGGTCACTGAGCATTTGCTTCTGTGGGAGAGTATACGGCACAGCATTTAAAATATCCTCTCCAAGAGAGCGTGCCAGGACTTGAAAAGCCAAAAAGCCACCATTACAATCGTTCTGGCTTTTTTGTCACAGCCAAAAGCAATTTTGAAATATAGCTGCTATAAGGCGTTGACTAGCTTGCTAACTTCTTCTGCTGATAGCTAGTTTGATAATAAAACCCTATAATTCTAGAGGCGTCATGGTGTTGTCGGTTAGTGAGCGGACATTTACTCAAGAAGTTTTAGAATCTCCGATTCCGGTTTTAGTTAATTTTGAAGCACCTTGGTG carries:
- a CDS encoding Crp/Fnr family transcriptional regulator is translated as MSSLSSAERSLLPMQSPSSFSEASRPFLTWQRILDWAQEHYRCRTFSKDERIPARPGLLYLVQRGAIRMVGTAQVSATASQLTSRRINRTPEEAFLGFVGAGQPFEIVAQSPFTLQAYAHVDQTAVLWMYWHDLDNWPHFRREVMDAFRYQHQRKLLWLSALGQRRTIDRLLGFLTLLIEEYGEPAMSETDPDVIRGYCLPFPLTHAQIGSAIGSTRVTVTRLMGKLRQRGLILTQGDNLICLPAESINRAS
- a CDS encoding LysR family transcriptional regulator; the protein is MSDLPFTLDQLRILKAIAVEGSFKRAADSLYVSQPAVSLQVQNLERQLDVPLFDRGGRRAQLTEAGHLLLSYGEKILSLCQETCRAIEDLQNLQGGTLIVGASQTTGTYLLPKMIGMFRQKYPDVAVQLHVHSTRRTAWSVANGQVDLAIIGGEIPGELAESLEIIPYAEDELALILPIFHPFAKLETIQKEDLYKLQFIALDSQSTIRKVIDQVLARCELDTRRFKIEMELNSIEAIKNAVQSGLGAAFVSTSAIAKELQMGVLHCTPIEGVVVKRTLWLICNPNRYRSKAAEAFSQEILPQFATPDWNQDVLKLTQKKLVVSALDAVLPNSAEED
- a CDS encoding NnrU family protein, whose amino-acid sequence is MMLNTWLTPSHFVMLGLLLTFAIAHSGGAALRPWAEKVIGPRLYRIVFALISLPLAVIVIIYFFNHRYDGLQLWQVQGVPGVKAIVWVLSAISFLFLYPATFNLLEIAAIQKPQVHLYETGIIRITRHPQMVGQIIWCLAHTLWLGTSFTLVTSIGLVLHHLFGVWHGDRRLSYRYGEAFEIVKQRTSIIPFVAIIDGRQSLNWREFIRPAYLGVGIFVALLWWAHPFLLVATSKVSW